A stretch of Plesiomonas shigelloides DNA encodes these proteins:
- a CDS encoding SMR family transporter, protein MLFAWMFLLLAIMTEVAGTSSINKIIENGSLASYLPMWLGISVSYFFLSKAIKRIPIGIAYALWEGVGVTLITLVSVFYFGYDLSLQEMVGLGLAVTGIVMVNAGESHPEQAEEGA, encoded by the coding sequence ATGTTATTCGCGTGGATGTTTTTACTACTGGCCATCATGACCGAAGTGGCGGGAACATCGTCTATCAACAAAATTATCGAAAACGGTTCATTAGCAAGTTATCTCCCAATGTGGCTGGGCATTTCGGTGTCGTATTTCTTCCTGTCCAAGGCCATTAAGCGCATCCCAATTGGCATTGCCTATGCGCTGTGGGAAGGTGTCGGTGTCACCCTGATTACACTGGTCTCTGTCTTTTATTTTGGCTACGACCTGTCGCTGCAAGAGATGGTAGGTCTGGGGCTGGCCGTTACGGGGATCGTGATGGTGAATGCCGGTGAGAGTCATCCGGAGCAGGCGGAGGAGGGCGCATAA
- a CDS encoding cytochrome b/b6 domain-containing protein, with protein sequence MRLFSDFWRYLGQYQHRFLRVLHLTLAALVILQILNSNGMQFTAEGAISAGVVAPLFVWMHIGMGCTALVLGLLLTLHCLFSRGLRYFFPYLWGDFSQLKADLRTLWQRRLPESAAGGLAPCIQGLGLGAILLVAGSGFTWFLLWRTGSVWAPDLKSVHKALTGLIEAYLVGHGGMALLHFFFWRRNQAKTGSSVV encoded by the coding sequence ATGCGGCTATTTTCTGATTTTTGGCGCTATCTGGGGCAATATCAGCACCGGTTTCTGCGCGTTTTGCACCTGACACTGGCGGCGCTGGTCATTCTGCAAATCCTCAACAGCAACGGGATGCAATTTACCGCCGAAGGCGCGATTAGCGCAGGGGTAGTCGCTCCGCTGTTTGTTTGGATGCACATCGGCATGGGCTGTACCGCGTTAGTGTTAGGGCTGTTACTGACCTTACATTGCCTGTTTTCTCGCGGATTACGCTATTTCTTTCCCTACTTGTGGGGGGATTTTTCCCAGCTGAAAGCGGATTTGCGCACCCTGTGGCAACGTCGACTGCCCGAAAGCGCCGCCGGTGGCTTAGCGCCTTGTATTCAAGGCTTAGGCTTAGGCGCGATTTTGCTGGTGGCCGGCTCTGGATTTACGTGGTTTTTACTGTGGCGCACCGGCTCTGTGTGGGCGCCGGATCTGAAATCCGTGCATAAAGCACTGACCGGTTTGATTGAAGCTTATTTGGTCGGTCACGGTGGCATGGCGTTACTGCACTTTTTCTTCTGGCGGCGTAACCAAGCGAAAACCGGTTCGTCAGTCGTATGA
- the leuD gene encoding 3-isopropylmalate dehydratase small subunit gives MTGFTQHCGYVAPLDTANIDTDAIIPKQFLQKVTRVGFGRHLFHDWRFLDDAGEQPNPDFVLNQAEFADATILLTRENFGCGSSREHAPWALADYGFQVIIAPSFADIFYGNAINNQLLPVRLPEAAIEQLFALQRAHTRLQLCVDLASQTVRVSGGAEEFSVHFPIDPFHRHCLLNGLDSIGLTLQHADAITRYEQAQPAFLR, from the coding sequence ATGACAGGATTTACTCAACATTGCGGCTATGTGGCTCCGCTGGATACCGCCAATATCGATACCGATGCCATCATCCCTAAGCAATTTTTGCAAAAGGTCACCCGCGTCGGCTTTGGTCGCCACCTGTTCCATGATTGGCGTTTTCTGGATGATGCCGGCGAACAACCCAATCCGGACTTTGTGTTGAACCAAGCGGAGTTTGCCGATGCCACCATTTTGCTGACCCGCGAAAATTTCGGTTGCGGCTCCTCGCGCGAGCATGCGCCGTGGGCGCTGGCCGACTACGGCTTTCAAGTGATCATCGCGCCGAGTTTTGCCGATATTTTCTATGGCAACGCTATCAACAATCAGCTGCTACCGGTGCGACTGCCGGAGGCCGCCATTGAGCAGTTGTTTGCCCTGCAGCGCGCCCATACCCGCTTGCAGCTGTGCGTGGATCTGGCCTCGCAAACGGTGCGCGTTAGCGGCGGAGCCGAAGAGTTTAGTGTCCACTTCCCGATTGATCCGTTCCATCGCCACTGCTTATTAAACGGGTTGGACAGCATCGGGCTGACGTTGCAACATGCGGACGCGATCACGCGTTATGAACAGGCTCAACCGGCGTTTTTACGCTAA
- a CDS encoding SMR family transporter, with protein sequence MVHIGFVLAAALLDVAANMALNKSRGFKRKRWGVLSLVLVMSAFTLLTEAVRGMDLAVAYASWGAIGILGTAIGSWLIFKEKLKPIGWAGIAVIASAVVIMHTA encoded by the coding sequence ATGGTACATATCGGATTTGTGCTCGCAGCGGCGCTGCTGGATGTGGCCGCCAATATGGCGCTGAATAAATCACGTGGCTTTAAGCGTAAGCGCTGGGGCGTGTTATCGCTGGTATTGGTGATGAGTGCCTTTACCCTGCTGACCGAAGCGGTACGTGGGATGGATTTGGCGGTCGCCTATGCTTCATGGGGTGCGATCGGTATTCTGGGTACTGCCATTGGTAGTTGGCTGATCTTCAAAGAAAAATTAAAGCCAATTGGCTGGGCTGGCATTGCCGTGATCGCGTCGGCCGTGGTGATTATGCATACCGCATGA
- a CDS encoding LysR family transcriptional regulator yields MKLSQLEMFVEAANSGSITEAARRLNKSRSTVSTAISALEDSLGVSLFERGSNLTELTVIGEQILDDSERILQIAYIIEQKCQHYASGAEAVLRIARDDALSEVFWRRLLGDLKHTFSGTSVSLVLASPPELPQLVEDGIVDAAFGLLTEEQESTSLKIEVLHPLRTMMVVEKQHPLALLKRVQHSDLESHTQITLSYADHESVKTLLPVSGDHIGLSCFEMMRDAVMDKLGWAILPIPLIKTQLRQDQLRVLKHKFSMQWRDYAAYASPAAYHGKVLSWIQQEIQKELESYD; encoded by the coding sequence ATGAAACTCTCGCAGTTAGAAATGTTTGTAGAAGCGGCAAATAGCGGTTCGATCACCGAAGCGGCGCGCCGTCTGAACAAAAGTCGTAGCACCGTCAGCACCGCTATCAGCGCGCTGGAAGACAGCTTGGGCGTCAGTCTTTTTGAACGCGGTTCCAACCTCACTGAACTCACGGTGATCGGCGAACAAATTTTGGATGACAGCGAGCGTATCCTGCAGATTGCCTACATCATCGAACAAAAATGCCAGCACTACGCCTCGGGAGCAGAAGCGGTGCTGCGTATTGCCCGTGATGATGCGCTATCGGAAGTCTTTTGGCGGCGTCTGCTGGGGGATCTGAAACACACCTTCTCCGGTACCAGTGTATCTTTGGTGTTGGCCTCACCGCCGGAGCTGCCGCAGTTGGTGGAAGATGGCATTGTGGATGCAGCCTTTGGCCTATTGACCGAAGAGCAAGAGAGTACCTCGCTCAAAATCGAGGTGTTACACCCGCTACGCACCATGATGGTGGTGGAAAAGCAGCACCCGCTGGCACTGCTCAAGCGCGTGCAACACAGCGATCTGGAATCGCATACCCAAATCACCTTGTCGTATGCCGACCATGAATCGGTGAAAACCTTACTGCCAGTCAGTGGCGATCACATTGGTTTATCGTGCTTTGAGATGATGCGTGATGCGGTAATGGATAAGCTCGGCTGGGCGATTTTGCCCATCCCGCTGATTAAAACGCAGCTACGCCAAGATCAGTTGCGGGTGCTAAAACACAAATTCAGCATGCAGTGGCGTGACTACGCGGCCTATGCCTCACCGGCCGCGTATCACGGTAAGGTGCTCTCGTGGATCCAGCAAGAGATCCAAAAAGAGCTCGAATCATACGACTGA
- the leuC gene encoding 3-isopropylmalate dehydratase large subunit, whose amino-acid sequence MAKTLYQKLYDAHVVHAAEGETPLLYIDRHLVHEVTSPQAFDGLRAMQRPVRQPSKTFATMDHNVSTLTRDIAASGEMARIQMQELAKNCAEFGITLYDLDDPNQGIVHVMGPEQGLTLPGMTIVCGDSHTATHGAFGALAFGIGTSEVEHVLATQTLKQGRAKTMKIEVQGHTAPGITAKDIVLAIIGRIGHAGGTGYVVEFCGEAIQALSMEGRMTVCNMAIELGAKAGLIAPDATTLAYLQGRPFAPQGSDWNAAVAYWNTLHSDADANFDAIITLQAAEIAPQVTWGTNPGQVIAIDQPVPTPESFADANERSSAEKALRYMGLQAGEKLSEVRIDKVFIGSCTNSRIEDLRAAAAIAKGRKVADGVQALVVPGSGIVKAQAEAEGLDQIFIDAGFEWRLPGCSMCLAMNNDRLAAGERCASTSNRNFEGRQGRGGRTHLVSPAMAAAAAVTGRFADIRTLNESH is encoded by the coding sequence ATGGCTAAAACCTTATACCAAAAACTGTATGACGCCCATGTCGTCCACGCCGCCGAAGGCGAAACGCCACTGTTGTACATTGACCGTCATCTGGTGCATGAAGTGACCTCGCCGCAAGCCTTCGATGGCCTGCGCGCAATGCAGCGTCCGGTACGCCAACCGAGCAAAACCTTTGCCACCATGGATCACAACGTCTCCACCCTGACGCGGGATATTGCCGCCTCTGGCGAGATGGCTCGTATTCAGATGCAAGAGCTGGCCAAAAACTGCGCCGAATTTGGCATCACTCTGTACGATTTGGATGACCCGAATCAAGGGATCGTGCATGTGATGGGCCCGGAGCAAGGGCTGACCCTGCCGGGAATGACCATTGTGTGTGGCGACTCCCACACCGCCACCCACGGTGCGTTTGGCGCGCTGGCCTTCGGTATTGGCACCTCGGAAGTCGAGCATGTGTTGGCCACCCAAACCCTGAAGCAGGGCCGTGCCAAGACCATGAAAATCGAGGTGCAAGGCCACACCGCACCGGGGATCACGGCGAAAGATATCGTGCTGGCGATCATTGGCCGCATCGGTCATGCCGGCGGAACTGGTTATGTGGTGGAATTTTGTGGTGAGGCGATTCAAGCGCTGAGCATGGAAGGCCGCATGACAGTGTGCAACATGGCCATTGAGCTGGGCGCTAAAGCCGGCCTGATTGCGCCGGATGCCACCACCTTGGCCTATTTACAGGGGCGTCCATTTGCGCCGCAAGGCAGCGATTGGAACGCCGCCGTCGCGTACTGGAACACCCTGCACTCCGATGCCGATGCCAACTTTGATGCCATCATTACCTTGCAAGCGGCTGAGATTGCCCCGCAAGTGACTTGGGGGACAAATCCGGGGCAAGTGATCGCTATCGACCAGCCGGTACCAACGCCAGAGAGCTTTGCCGATGCCAATGAACGCAGTTCGGCGGAAAAAGCCCTGCGCTATATGGGATTGCAGGCCGGTGAAAAGCTGTCTGAGGTACGCATCGATAAAGTCTTTATCGGCTCGTGCACCAACTCGCGCATTGAAGATTTACGCGCCGCGGCCGCCATTGCCAAAGGGCGTAAAGTGGCCGACGGCGTGCAGGCATTAGTCGTGCCCGGCTCCGGCATTGTGAAAGCGCAAGCGGAAGCCGAAGGCTTGGATCAGATCTTTATCGATGCCGGTTTTGAGTGGCGTTTACCGGGCTGCTCGATGTGTCTGGCGATGAACAATGACCGACTGGCCGCCGGTGAGCGCTGCGCTTCCACCAGTAACCGTAACTTCGAAGGCCGACAAGGGCGCGGTGGTCGTACCCATTTGGTCAGCCCAGCGATGGCCGCCGCAGCGGCGGTGACCGGTCGCTTTGCTGATATTCGCACTTTGAACGAGTCACACTGA